The DNA region CTTGTTCAGACGTCTACACGCAACCAGTTGACCtcttttcttctatttttgtGGAGTCGTCACtgtgttttgcttttaatgGGGACCGTTTCAGACGTTTAATGTTTCAGGCAGAATATTCTAATTGATGTTAATCAAACATGCAGTCTTTGTAGCTGAACTATTTCATTTAGAGGAAGTATGGTGGCCCTCAAACACTAATTAACTGCTCTTGCTGGCTGTTTACCAATAGCCCTTTCTGGAAGAATCCAATAAATGAGCTTCAACTTCAGAATGCCATCTCATCCGAAGCCACTCTCATATTGACGATGACACTGCGGCCTAGCTACGagcacagttttcttttttccaaaaaatatagaacatacagtttttttctacCGGCACATCATACTTGGAATCCTTTTAAAAGTTCCATAAAAGAGTTCAATCAAAGCCAAAAACCTTTGGGGGTTGTCCCATGCATTATGGGATCATTTGATGactttaatacattaaaaaccgACCTGTCAATATTAAAGTTATGGATTATTATGGAAAATGCACAGTGTATAAAGTTGCTGtctctgaatgaaaatgctaattcattctttgagGCTTTTGGAgctttaaaagctcacaaacagtattttaaatgacCAATCACTGGgatgggtttggaaaaatgaataaacttttggagtcattgaacaaataaggtaaaattaAGTGCATGTTATAAGacattgaaagtgtttttgaccttgcatgcacaTCATATGAATCTTTTCATAACTcataataggagcactttaaaaCGTACACTATTTTAAGATTAGCAGTGTAATGTAAGGTTAGTAACAGACTTGACGGACCCTTTATTTGTATTCTGCAGTAGAAATAAAGCACAAATTAGTGGTTAAACATTGCATagatattgtattgtattgctcCTCTCGTAGGGtggcatttatttcaatatttctgaGCCACAACActaatatattttggaaaaaagcaAAGAGAATCCTTCAGATCTTCTCAAGTACATTGAAGACAGGCCATGAATTTCTCATGAAAGCGTGTGTGAAAGATAAAGTTCATAAGTTGCTTTGAAGTTGCTTTCCGTCATTAGCCTTTTAATACTGTAGGTGCTGTTTATAGAAGCAGTGATTAAATGTGCACAAGTTTTATGCTTTTAAGTGCTTTACGAACATCGCTCAGCCTTTTAAGGTGTATTTTGTTACACTACtttgtaatattgttttctttctgttataGTCTGAAGTGATGCACTCTAACACATCTTTATTGGGACTCTGATTTATTGGTCTGTGGGTTTAGTAACTCAATCTAGGCCGGCTGATTCCTTAGGGTGTTTCTGAACTGTAAAAATCAAGAATAAGCTTTTCATGTTCAGTGATACATCATGCTCAGAACACACTCCTAGTTAGTAACAAGATCCCCAAGATCATCAATCATTTTCCCCAACTCAAAGAAATAGTTTTCAGAAGCCAATATCTGtacaaaatgaccaaaataatGAAACGAAGAATCATTAGTGATAATGCTAAGATAAAGAACAGTCTCTCCTCTCCCATATTGGAAACCACACCTACATTTATCAGCCCAGCTTCTGTGTTTGCTCTCTCTGCGGAAACACATACTGATTGTCACATAACGTAAATAACCAGCTGGCCAATTATCATGATTAGTTTTCCTCGAGTTTTTAACAGATGTCACGGCTCTATCACCTCAGCCTGTCACATATGCCAGCGTTGTAATTGATTCACTGAGGAGTAATGTCCCGAACATCTGAGGGGTTCCAGCAGGGCAGATGATTCCTCTCACAATGTCTCCCTCgagttttattaatgtttttggtaGCAGGGAAAAATTAATCGGTATATTAAGTCTAATCACAGCTGttttaatagattaaaatgAGGAGAATTTGATAACTGAAAAAGCTGGAAGTGTCAAAGCGGTTGAGATAAAGTCAAAGGCGGTTTAATTAAACAGTGCTGCAGGCGATTAGTGTTGGGCTttggttttaatgttattttcacaCTGTTGTTCAATGTGACATACTTTTTGAAGGAAAACAGGTTTTGTGGTATTGTGCTTGCTAATTGTACTGATGATACTGCCTTTATTTATGTTGCATAAAAATACTTATGCAtgattacacattttaaatttaaatgctattGGTTATTAATTACATTAGTAATTCATTAATTACAATTTGTAATTGATTAAAAGCACcagataaaaaaacatcaataaccaataaaaaattaactaatgtaataaagatagataaatagataatgttttctggattttattttaaattttgtatttaaatatttttatttaatttggaatcatacacacacatacatactatacatatatatatttccacattttattttgcatatgaattatgaataaatatagtaaaaggCAAATGTCATAGATTAGTGTGCGTCTGTctgtgaatatatataatataatataaataataatataaataatataatatatattatttgtatgatAAAAATATccaatttctttaaataagcattcccagaattcctgcGAAccattatgtttgttttacatttaacatatgAGCTACCTGATGGTGTTTGTGTTAGTATGTGCGTTATATTGTAACCTGTCAAGTTTTTATGAACTTTAAATCATCGCTcgattttgttttttcattgcattgtCTTTGAATtagtatattttacataaatcgGCAGATTTGTTGCCGTTGTTTGGGGCTAATAGAGCCGAGTGACATTTGGTGACTGACGGAATAGCGCCTCTCTTTAAAACCtcggatgatgatgatgatgatggtggtgggaGGCGCGGGCACGGCGCCTGGCGTGTCTCTTCATCATCAGCTGGCTGTAGTGAGCGCGCGATGGCGCTTTATCGCgctctctctcgcgctctcaTTCCCTCGACGCTGTGCCATGCGAAGCGCGTGCGTCTTCGCGTGCCAACCTCGCNNNNNNNNNNNNNNNNNNNNNNNNNNNNNNNNNNNNNNNNNNNNNNNNNNNNNNNNNNNNNNNNNNNNNNNNNNNNNNNNNNNNNNNNNNNNNNNNNNNNAGTCTCTCAATTTAATGGCAACACCTGGACGTTTGCATTGAGATAGTGGTTCAGAGGAGGAtctttttagcctttttttaagtttcttttttccttttgctggtttctctctcttctgcaGTTGAACTGGTTGCATCAGTAATTCTGGTTTCACCTAACCATTTATGTCAGTAGATGTTGAGGATTATGACAGGTATAACTTTCATTCTGTAAAATATGTCATGCGAATGGGAATTAGAAAGTCGGTTTTGTTTGAAGTCTGTCTGGTGGAAAAGGGAGTTGAGATTCTCTCAATGTTTCTGGTAACTTGCCATTCTCCGAATATAGGATGAAAACACAAGGATTTATCAGTGCTCCTTTTCCAAAGAAggacaaatgtttttcttttaaattaggGTTGCGACAACTAATCGATAAAATTGATTATTATCGATGATGAAAATAATCGCCAATGATTCTCCTTATCGATTAGTCGGGTCTGCCCACATTGCAGCCAAACATGTCAAATTACAGCATTGAATACCGCACTTCTACGGGCAAAATGAATCTGTAATAGAGGAGGAAACAGAATGTGATGCTACGGGAGAAGTACATGATTAAACTGCTAAAAATCTTTACTTAGTCTCGGACAGAACAACATTATCTGTGCTGAAATATCAGTTGttgaatattacattaaaatatgaaggTCAACATATTGTGTACGTATTTTATGAGGAACTGTAAATGGATATAGGATGTGATTCTGAATATAAATACTAGACGTTTCATAACCGACTTTTGTGAGATATTTGTAGTGATATAATTAttgcataattataattattgctCTTtgtagtgttgtttttttttttctttttttttttcagatacccaattacagtcaaataaaaaagtacataatgCCGGGAAGAATTCAAGTTGTTATAAAAAGTATAGGAGGACATTGTTAAACACTGTTTGTTTGAAGGACATTGcacagaatgtgtttttgttaaatcaTATTCCTAAAgttttatgaataattcattagACATCCTTTTttgattattacatttatgattatgaCTAAACCATTAAAAGGATAAAACTAAGTGAATATGGCTCAAACTAACTACATTTAATTTAGGTTGTATTGCCTACTTTTGGACAGAAATTAAACGACCATGATTTAAAAGTTTTGCATTTAGTGATCAGAAATTAGAAGGGGGAATAAATAAAGGACCTAAAATGTCCActgtacaatttatttatattggcAGTTTTTGCTTGGAAGGTTTGACAGAATGTCTCTCCTATCTGCAGGACAATTGTGGTCATATTGAGGCAGCTGAAATAGCATTCCACCCAATGTGCATTTGCAATTCTTTTGTATTAAGTGCTATCATAATATgcttgttttagtaattgtgtacatttttgatcGTTTTGTTCTGGTGAAGCAATATTTTTCCCACCAATTGCAAACTATCCAATTGAATGGATCTGCTGATGAGTTACTGTAAGTTGGGTCTGAAGTGAGACCCATCAGACAGACCCAAAGCTGGGCTATTAAAGTCCAGACTGCCTGGCGGCCAAAGTCTCACTTGAAGGTCCTAAgtgtttaaagatgtttttgttcacCATAGAAGCTGATTGTTTATGAGGCGGTTTACAGCTAATTTGTTCTCCAGAAACTGGACAGGGCGTTGTGGGATTTTATAGGCTGATGTTTTTTGCGGGATTTAATTTCAACATTACCCTCTTGCCTCGCATTAGCAGACCTGTGAGTTTTTGAAGGTGTGTTGGTGGTAAAAGAGTCAAAATGATATGCTTACATTTCTCCTTGGCCTTTCCCGGTGGATTCTTTCTCTCTATAAGGGGTTTAATGTGATATGTAGGTATAGGTTTAGGGAACTGTAATGAACTGAAGAGTAATTGCGGTTGCTGATATGTCTATTTGCAGGAAGGATGATAAAGATTAtgctctgaagcagattgaagGCACAGGGATCTCTATGTCCGCCTGCAGAGAGATAGCAGTAAGTACATCAAGCTTTAAACGCGTTTCTCTCAAGAGGATCTTCTTCCTTTACTTGTATATTTAATCTGTGAAAAATACTTGTCTTATTTTAtcttacacatttatattttaattcattatcaaataatttcttaaacattaagtaaaattaataaagttatATCAGCCTAATATCGGCCACCCTGCTTTTCAAGATATCGGCCTTCTGTGTACCACTAATGTAAACCTAGTTAATAATAGCATGACAAATGTAGTACTTCCTTTATACTATTGGAAAGATACTTTTACTTGGTAATTATTCAAAAGATTTTGGATGCAGCCATTCATTTGTGATCAACTGTTCATCTTATAGTGCAGTGAAGGTGAACATTTccagtaaataattaaaatgtgttttgatgcgACTTAAATATAGCGCATGAGTCTTATAGAAaacttttatgatgctttttgaGGCTTTAAAACTCCAGTCTCCCGTTTATCGTAATTGCTTGGAAAAGAGCAACCGGGACATTTTTCAAACTTTCTGCTTTTGTCTTCCATAGTTTTGGAGCAGCATAAGGGtgaataaacaatgacagattttttttttattttggtccGAACTATCTTTGCAATAAGCATTCTTCAGGCTGAAGTGATTTTGTGTACTCTGGGTGCTCTGTAGATGTCTGTCTCAGCATGTGCGCCTGTGTGTGCTCGCTCTTGTTTGCTCCCTGCAGCTGCTGCGTGAACTGAAGCACCCCAATGTGATCTCACTGCAGAAGGTTTTCCTGTCACATGCAGACCGCAAAGTGTGGCTTCTCTTTGACTATGCTGAACATGACCTCTGGGTAACATACAATCAGACGCTCATGCATGCACACAGAGAAATGTTTGTATTTGGTACGTATCTTGCTGAGGGTCTACATTTCTTTGTAGCACATCATCAAGTTCCACAGAGCCTCCAAGGCCAATAAGAAGCCTCTTCAGCTGCCGCGTGGAATGGTAAAGTCTTTGCTTTACCAGATCCTAGACGGCATCCACTATTTGCACGCCAACTGGGTCCTGCACAGAGACTTGGTGAGGTTCAGTACGTTTTATATTGAACAGACAAATGTCTATCCAGATGTATCTAATTTgacttgtttctctttttttgggaTCATCTTGATTTTGAGTAGCAGTGTTAATTTTGTTCATAATTTGtcaacaacagtttttttttcacagacgAAAATGAGAGCATAACGAAcgaaaactcattttaaacgACAAAAACTATAACAAATCTATTGACATTTTCGTCAACGAATAAAAACGAGGAAAATGTTAGGGAGGGGGATAAGATTCATTCAGAACGTGGTTCGGGGGTTAGATGCGTAATTTACATTCCATTATATAGCCTATTGATCTATCCTGCAGGACATAAGCTAACATACACTTGCTGCACGTCTCATAAAACCTTCAAAAATCTCACTGTGGAAGTAAGAGAAGAGAAGGGATATGGATAAATTTGATGATGCAACTCAATTTAGTCCGGTTTCTGAGCGCAGGCACTGAAGCATGAGTGCGTGTATCACAAAGCGCGTGAGTACTCAAGAGTACACGAGAATTACACAAAATGATGTCAACCATTCACGTAAACAGACTCCATTTCTTGAGTGAACGCAAACGGTAGGGAGAACATGTATCAGTGAATCCaggctttaaagggatagcagcCTAATTTAATGTTCTTTATGAGAACAAGAACACATTACTTATATTTAACTCAATGTGTCACCATATCAATGTCTATCATAATAAAACCTTAATGgttatgttaattatgtcaaacataattattttggaaattaaaaataaaattaacccaTTAAACTGTAACATAACGTATTCGATTTGAAAATCTCAAAAATTTCTAAAATTCTGTTTGGCTGTcaattttttgttataattcATCAGCTGGAATAATAGTTCTTAAAGTGATTCcaattatatctttttttctgtgcctttatttttaagccGTGGTgagtacttatatatatataattacacgcacacacacacccacccaatactgttgcaaaaaaatgcatgaagacttctaaataaatataaagaaattcTTGGAAAAGGTTATTGCAAGTGGAACCAAGCCTCATttagtttgtaattatttatttaaatgcatcctgttcaaaaaaaagttgcaaagaAGTTACAACATCAGTTATCACAACTAAATGAGCGAGGAAGTGATACAACTCTGACTGTGACTCTTTCACCACAGAAACCTGCCAATATATTGGTAATGGGAGAAGGTCCTGAAAGAGGACGTGTGAAGATAGGTATGACATCAGCTGTTTCCTTTCTATTGTGACAAACTGAAGTGGTTATGTGTGCATCTGAGTGTTTTGATGCACAATCATACCAGTGTTTAAAATCCTGTCCCTTATGTGCAGCTGATATGGGTTTTGCACGGCTCTTCAACTCACCACTGAAGCCTTTAGCAGATCTGGATCCTGTAGTTGTTACGTTCTGGTACAGAGCACCAGAGCTACTGCTGGGAGCCAGGCATTACACCAAAGCCATCggtgagttttttttgttgttgtttgtgtgtgtgcaaatgcacatttaaaaattgtgtgctttagatttaatgattttttttttcttcacagatATCTGGGCGATTGGCTGTATCTTTGCTGAGCTTTTGACCTCAGAGCCTATCTTCCACTGTCGACAGGAGGACATAAAGACCAGTAACCCCTACCATCACGATCAGCTGGACCGGATCTTTAATGTCATGGGCTTTCCTGCAGGTATTCATCTTCCACTTGACGTTTAAATCCAGACGAGCTAGTGAAAACCTTGTAAATGTGAGGCTTTTGTTAGGAGTTGTAGAAGTGAAAACATCTTTACTTTTTACTGTACTCATGAACATAAGCATGATTGATCgcaacaaaaaatctaaaaaaaaatttttgtattgtgtatgtttattatttgtatatatttaagaaaaatatttacactatatatgtatatNNNNNNNNNNNNNNNNNNNNNNNNNNNNNNNNNNNNNNNNNNNNNNNNNNNNNNNNNNNNNaaataaaataaaataaactgaatataaaattgaataacaaatgaataattgttGTTTAGATCTTTATTTTCACAGTTACAGTTCAGCTTAAGTTAATAGTTCACAATGCTTTAGTCAATTATCCTCCTGATAATCTTTGTAATCTAATTTTCTTCTCAGATAAAGACTGGGAGGACATTAAGAAGATGCCGGAACACTCTACGTTGATGAAAGACTTTAGGAGGAATACGTTAGTTTGATTTTCAACTTTGACTGTAAAAATATCATACCAATAAggcatttcttttgaaataagGTTTTTGTTCTGATGGTATTGGTCCCTCTTGCTGTAGGTACAC from Puntigrus tetrazona isolate hp1 chromosome 24, ASM1883169v1, whole genome shotgun sequence includes:
- the LOC122330231 gene encoding cyclin-dependent kinase 8-like isoform X2, which encodes MSICRKDDKDYALKQIEGTGISMSACREIALLRELKHPNVISLQKVFLSHADRKVWLLFDYAEHDLWHIIKFHRASKANKKPLQLPRGMVKSLLYQILDGIHYLHANWVLHRDLKPANILVMGEGPERGRVKIADMGFARLFNSPLKPLADLDPVVVTFWYRAPELLLGARHYTKAIDIWAIGCIFAELLTSEPIFHCRQEDIKTSNPYHHDQLDRIFNVMGFPADKDWEDIKKMPEHSTLMKDFRRNTYTNCSLIKYMEKHKVKPDSKAFHLLQKLLTMDPIRRITSEQAMQDPYFLEEPLPTSDVFAGCQIPYPKREFLTEEEPEDKADKKNQQQQQGNNHTNGAGHTGNPDNSHAQGPPLKKVRVVPPTTTSSGLIMTSDYQRSNPHAAYQNPGPSTSLPQSSMGYSSTSQQPPQYSHQTHRY
- the LOC122330231 gene encoding cyclin-dependent kinase 8-like isoform X1, which gives rise to MSICRKDDKDYALKQIEGTGISMSACREIALLRELKHPNVISLQKVFLSHADRKVWLLFDYAEHDLWHIIKFHRASKANKKPLQLPRGMVKSLLYQILDGIHYLHANWVLHRDLKPANILVMGEGPERGRVKIADMGFARLFNSPLKPLADLDPVVVTFWYRAPELLLGARHYTKAIDIWAIGCIFAELLTSEPIFHCRQEDIKTSNPYHHDQLDRIFNVMGFPADKDWEDIKKMPEHSTLMKDFRRNTYTNCSLIKYMEKHKVKPDSKAFHLLQKLLTMDPIRRITSEQAMQDPYFLEEPLPTSDVFAGCQIPYPKREFLTEEEPEDKADKVRNKNQQQQQGNNHTNGAGHTGNPDNSHAQGPPLKKVRVVPPTTTSSGLIMTSDYQRSNPHAAYQNPGPSTSLPQSSMGYSSTSQQPPQYSHQTHRY